One Streptomyces sp. CG4 genomic window, CCGCAGCCCGAGCCGTCTGCCCGCCCTCCGTTGCCCGTTGAGCAGCCCTCGTGGCGTGAGCCCGACGCCCCCACTCTGCCCGCGCGGATGAACCGCAAGCGCACCACCGAGAACCGCGACCAGGAGAAGAAGATCCGCTTTACCCCGACCGCGGTCCGGATCATTGACGAGGCGGCCGAGCGGCGCCGTCTGACGTTCGCCGGGTTCGTCGGCGACGCCGCCCTGGCGGTCGCGGTCGGCAAGGCGAACATGGCGGGAAGTCCGGAGGACGATCCGATCCGCCCGCTGGTGGAGGCCGTCGAGGCCCACATCAAGGCGCTGAACCGCATCGGCACCAACCTCAACCAGATCACCACGGCCATCAACAGCGGAGCCATCCCTGACCAGGCCGAGACCGTCCTCTCCCACGTCGACCAAACCGTCCAGCGCAGCTACCAGCTGATGGACGAGCTCGTGGCGGGAGGCAGCAGTCATGGTTCCTGACGTCTCCGCCGGCTCCGACACCCTCGGCCTGATCAACTACCTCTTCGGGCCGGGGCGACGCGACGAGCACACCGACCCGCACATCGTGGCCGCCTGGGACATGGCCGGCGCCCCCGACCCCAACGCCACCTACACCCAGCTTGCCAAGCGCCTCGACCACCATGTCGACCTGCGCACCCGCGAACTGGGCGGGAAGAAGCCGCCGAAGCACGTGTGGCACTGCCCGGTGCGCACCGCGCCAGGTGACCGCTACCTGACCGACGACGAGTGGGCCGAGGTCGCTCGCCGCGTCGTTGCCGCCACCGGCATCGCGCCCGAGGGCGACGACCAGGCATGCCGGTGGATCGCAGTGCGGCACGCGGACGACCACATCCACATCCTGGCCACCACCGTGCGCGCCGACGGGCGCCGCGCGCGCACGAACCGCGACGGCTGGCGGGCGCAGAAGGAGTGCCGCAAGATCGAGGCCGAGTACGGATTGCGCCAGCTCAAGTCCGGTGACCTGACCGCGCCCAAGACGCCCACCGGGGCGGAGCGGGCCAAGGCCGAGCGCCTGGGCCAGGAGGTGACCGCGCGAGAGTGGCTGCGGGAGCGCGCGTACGCGGTCGCCGCCGCCGTGCGGAACATCGACGACTACTTCACCGTGCTGCAATCGCTCGGCATCCAGGTCAAGCCGCGCGTCAGCGCCAAGACCGGCGAGGTGGACGGCTACAGCCTGGCCGCCCCTGGCGACGCCATCTTCTTCGGCGGCTCCAAGCTCGCCCCCGATCTGTCCTACAGCCGCCTGCTCGAACGCCTCACTACCCAGGACGTAGCCGACCGCCCACAACCGGTTGCCGACCCGACCTTGCCGTGGCGTCGGACGGAATCCGCTGTGCGTACAGCTCTCACCGCGCTCGATTCGGGCGACGATCCCGTGGCCCAGGGCCACCTGGACGCCTTCGCCGACACTCTGCACAACCTGGCTCGCGCCACCCCCGGACCGCACCGGGCTGAACTGCAAGCGGCAGCCATGGCGTTCAACCGGGCTCGCCGCTCGGCGATCCGGGCAGACCACCAAGCCGCCACCGAACTACGCCAAGCCGCCAAGGAACTCGCCTACGCCCCCACCATTCCCGGCGGCCTCACCATCGCCCTCATCTTCACCGCCCTGCGCCTTGCCCGCGCCGCCGCCAAGTGGCACGAGCAGCGCGGCCACGAGCAGCAGGCGGCAGCGGCCGAAGAAGCCTTCCGCCACCTCCAGGAGAGCTACCGCCACGCCGCCGAGCCCGTCCTGGCGGACCTCGCCCGACGCGCACCCCGCCCCCAGACCGTCCAACGCTTCGAGGCCACCGTGTGCCAGGCCGTCCCCGACCACGCCGACCGCATCCTGGCCGACGCCGCCTGGCCAGCCTTGGCCACCACCCTCGCCCGCGCGGAATCCGCCGGCCACAACGCCCGGCACCTCCTCGTGGAGATGGCTGCCAGCCGAGAGCTCGACACTGCCGAGCGCCCCGCCGAGGTCCTCAACTGGCGCATCACTGCCCAGCCGAACCGGCGTGCACAAGCGGCCCGCGCACAAAGCACCCGCCGCACCATGACGGTTACGCCGGCACCGCAGCCCGTCTCCACCCCGACGCACGGGCACCAAACGGAACGTGCCCGCCGCCGCTAACGGCGGCAGACGAGGATGCCTCCCCGGCAGCGGATCTCGAACGCCCCATGCCGGGCGATGTGTTCGTCCAGGATGGTGCGGGCTCGCTCGATCGTGGCCTCGAAGGGCACGTCGTGCTGGTCCGCCCATGCCTGGTACGAGACCATGTGCGCAACCACGGGTTCGGCGTCGCGGACGGTGATGGTGCCGGGCAGTTCAATCGTCTCGACGCGGCCGAACTCCTCCCCCAGGAAGGCCGGAGCCTTCTCCAGGGAGAAGCGGGCGCTGAGCGAGATGCGGGCCGGGCCGCGTCCGGTGCCGAGCACGTGGCCGGCGGCCCGCTGCCACAGGTCGTCGAGTTCAGCTTTGTCCCGATCGCTGTTGGTGGAGGCGATCACCAGCCCGTCACGGGCGACCACGCGAGACAGCTCCCTGACCGCCTGAGGGATGTCCGGGACGTGGTAGAGCATATGCAACGCCAAGGCAGCATCGGCGCTCTGCGTGGCCAGCGGCAAGCGGGTGGCGTCCGCAACGGCGACCAAGCCCTGGACACCGGCGAGGATGCCAGGAGCGATGTCCAGGCCCAGCAGAGTCAGGTCGGGCCGGTCCTGGCAGAGCCGCTGGATGAACTTGCCGTTGCCGCAGCCGACATCGACCACGCGCCCGTTCACGCCCCTCAGTTGCTCGGCGACGATGCCTGGCAGGTCGTAACGGGGCGTCTGCCACCGATAAAGCGACTGGCGGGCAGCCAGATCCCGGTCACTGCTGTAGGCACTTCCGGCGAGACGGCCCCGGTCGGTGACGGCGGCGTCGTGTGCGGCGGACAGTTCGGTCACGTCGGCAGCTCCGGAGGATGGGCGGCGGGTGCGGCCGCAAGGACGGCCGTGTGCTGGAGTCGTTCGCGCAGGTGTACGGCCCGCGCGGCTCCACCGTACTGCGGCCCGCTCAGCTCCTGGCCCAGAGCGGTGAGCCGGCGCACGATGCTGGCCGACATGCGCTCCGGCGGGGAGCCGAGGACGAAACCGAGCATCGCCTCGGTACCGTCCAGGTCGCCGAGGAGCATGTGGCCGCGGGCGAGATCGACGTGGGCGGCGAACAGGTCACCGACCGACTGGTCGTCGTCTTCGGCGCTGCGGTAGAGCCGGATAGCGGTGTCCGCGCTGGCGATGGCCTGCTGGACGTGCTCCCGCCCGCCCACGGCCAGGTGGCTCGTCCCCGCGTACGCGAACTGCTTGGCGGCCGGGAAGGCGAAGATGCCCGGCACCTCGTCGTGGCCACGCATCGCCTCGCGGGAGCGCTCGGCGCCCGCCAGGGCGGCTACGGCACCTGCCCGGTCTCCGGCTATGGCCAACGCCCGCGCCTCCAGGCTCGCCAACCGAGCCCCGATACTCCCGCCCGCCCGGTGCTGGCGACCGGCCTGCGCCAGCCGAGCCGCCCGCTCGTAGTGCCCGGTCCAGTAGGCGATCAGGGACTCCACAGCGCGTACCCAGGCCAGCATCCCCTCGTGGCCAGCCGCCTCGGCGCACGCCCTGGCGGTACGGCTGTGCGTGGCGGCAGAGTCATAGGCGCCCAGGTCCAAGCAGACGTGCGCGGACAGCCCGCACAACCGAGAGGCCGCGACGTACAGGTCGGTGGTCTGCCGGGGATGCTGCCGCCCGCGCAGCAGCTCGAACACCCCGTTCCGAAGCCGCTTGATCTCGACGTACACCTCCAGCAGCGGATGGCTGACATAAGTACGGGCGAGCCGAGCGACATCGGCCTCCAACTGCTCTACGACGAACTCGTCCGCGTTGCGCTGCGCGATGAACCGGGCGAACTCCGCCGAGGCCACCGCATCCGCCGACACAGCTCCGGCGACGGTGCGTGGACGCGCCGTGGGCCACGCGAGCGGTGCCTGTCCCACCTCATCCTCGCCCTCCCCACCCCGTTGGCTCTTGCTGACAGCGACCGCCTGGTCGAGCACGGCGGCATCGACACCGAAGACCTGCGCCAGGTACTTCCGCGTGTACGGCACCGGGATGCGCACCTCGCGCTCGTAGCGCCCGATCTCCTTGCCCGTCTTGGTGGCCCGCCCCTCCAGGGTGTTGCACTCGTCGGCCACCCTCTGCTGGGACCACCCACGCTCTGTGCGCAGCCGGACGAGCAGAGCACCGATCCCTGTGTCGCCCATCCCCTCACCCCGCAGCACACGAACTCTGGCCCCCATAGTGGCCCCCGGCATGGCCCCCACGCTGGCTCCCGACCCAAACGAGCTACAGCGGTTGGCTGTTGGCCATGCCCAGCACGCCGCCCGACAAGCCAGTCGCTCTCGCCCCGGCCCCCGGCGGGGCCATCGAGCACCACACGAGGCTCTTCGACCGGCGCCGCATCACACCAGGTGCCGCCCGGACCTTCGTCGCCGAGACCCTTACCCAATGGGGCCGGACCAAACGCCTCGACGACGTAAGGCTGTGCGTCTCCGAGCTCACCACGAACGCCATCCTGCACGGAGTCCCCACAGGCGGGCTGGTTCTGGTACGCGTCACGCTCAACGACATCCAACTCCGCATCGAAGTACACGACCGTGTCGACGCCCCACCTCGCAGACGACATGTGCCAGCCACCGCCGAGACCGGCCGCGGCCTACTGCTCGTCTCGGCCCTCGCCGACGACTGGGGCGTGGAGGAACGCCGGGGCCCCGGCAAGTGCGTGTGGGCCGCCTTCCAGCACAGCACGGTGCCGGCATGCTGACTCCCGCCAGCACCAGATCGCTCACGATCCCCGCAGGGCTGATCGCTTCCCTGGCCACCGTCACGTGGCTGGACACCGCCCCGACCGGCGCCACTCTCTGCTGCCTTCTGCTGGTGCCCCAGCGGCCGCGAAGCCGGTGCGAGGCGCAGACCGTCATCGAGCAACGCATGCGGACAGTCGCCGAGACCCTCCACCTCGGCCCGGCCACCGCTCCCCCACCGGACATCGGACCACGCCTGCGCCCGATCACACTCACCGAGGTCGCCCTGCGCTTCGACAGCACCCCCTACCGCAAGCGCATCCTGGCAGGCCGTTCCTGGATGCTCCTGCTCGGCCGACGCACCCCGGTGACCCTCGTCCTCGGCCTGGACCCGCTCTCCCGCAGCGCCACTCCGGCCGAGATCGACAGCTACCTCGACCTCGGCACCCTCCGCCAACGTCTCCTCTTCGGCCACACCCGAACCGAATGAGCCCCAACCCACCCCAGGGGGACATCCCGTGACGACTCACCCGGTCTCACCGAACACCGTCCTGGCCAACGCCCTCCACCATGCTGAGGACGTCCTGACCCCGCGCATCCTGGCCACCCCACCCGAGCGGGTCGTGCTGGCCGTCGGCACGCAGATCAACGGCGCCCCACACATTGGCACCTCGCTCGTGCAGTCCCTGGCCTTCGCCATGGCCGCCCGCCTGCGCGACCGCTTCGGCCTGCCCACCGAGGTCCATTTCAGCGCCCTCGACAACGCTCCCTATGAACTGTCCACTGACCCCACAACCGGCCACCGCTACCAGCGCGCCTACGCCCAGGCCCTCGGAGACCAAACCCTCCGCGACCTCGTCTCAGCCCTCTACCAGCCCCTGTTCACCGCGCTGTCGCGACGCCTGGGCATCCCCTTCCGAGTCGAGACCTACACCCAGCAGCAGGCCGGAGAGCACTTCCGCCGCACCTGGCTGCGACTCCTGCCCCGCCTCGACGCGGCCCGCTGGTGGCTCGCCCCCTCCACCGGCACCCCGCACCTCCGCATCCCTTGCCCGCACCCCGGCTGCGGCTGGGCCGAGAAATACGCCGAACGCACCCACGTGCACCTCACCGACCGCGAGGCCGCGCAGGTGGCTGCCGTGTGCCTCCACCACGGCCCCTGCCTCTCCACCGTCACCCCGACGGGAGGCGCCTACCTGGACCTGGCCACCCTGTATCGCAACATGGTCAAGGAACTCGCGCTGTCCAGCCCCCAAGGCACCCTGCACGTCATGGTCAAGGGCGGCGACTGGGTCTTCGGCTCCCACCTGGTCGACGAGGCCCTCCAGGCCGTCGGCCTCACCCGCGGACAGCTCCCGGCCCGCCTGTTCTGCCCCCAGGTCGTCACCGGCACCGGCGCCAAGCTGTCCAAGTCGCTGATCCACGAAGGCCGCGCTCCCCTGCCCGCCGGCGCCGCCGACTGGATGCTCGACACCCGGCAGTGGCCCGGCACCATCACGGACTATGCCGAGCAACTGCTCGCCATGACCGATACCTTGCTGTCCGACCCCCGGCACTTCTTCCGCGCATACTCGGCCGCCGAGATCGGCCGCATGATGACCGCACCAGCCACCAGGAGCGTTCCCGCCCCATGACCGACACCACCGCCCGCGTCCACGGGCTCAACCTCTACCGCCAGTACTTCGACCTTGTCGCCGCGGGCACCAAGACCATCGAGGTGCGGGTCAAACACCCGCACCTGGCCAACCTGGCAGCCGGCGACAGCATCCGCTTCCGCATCAAGGACACCGACGAGACCTGCGACGTGAAAGTCAAGCGGGTCACCGAGTACCCCGACTTCGAAGCCCTGCTCGACGGCGAGGAGCCGGCCAACGTCAACCCCACCGCCTCCCGCGACCAACAGCTCTCCAATATCCGCGCCATCTATCCATCTGAGAAGGAAGCCCTCGGTGCCCTTGCCATCGAGATCGAACGCACCACCCCGTGACCCGTCCGCACACGGCAACGGACCAGCCGTCGGCGGCGGCATCGGGGGAACTGATTCCAGCGGGCCGTCCGCCTGCCCACCGAGCAGCTCGAAGTCCAGCTCGCATTCCCCGCCGTCCTCGACCCGGTGGTCTGGGGCACCGAGACCTCGATGACCACCGAAGCCTCCCCGCTGCGGACCCGGCCCGTCCGCAGCGACGAGGGTGAGCTGCGGCAATTCACGTGGATCACGACCACACCCGTACTGCACGCTCGGTACCGTCTTGAGTGGCGGTTCCGGTCCAGGCCCGACCGCGACCAGATCAAGGGGAGTTCAGGTGATTGACGGGCGGCCCAGCCAAGGAACCTCTGGGCGCCCTCGCCATCGAGATCACTCACCGCTGATCACCCACAGCTCCGGCGGCTGTCCCGACAGGAAGCACAGAG contains:
- a CDS encoding ATP-binding protein → MPSTPPDKPVALAPAPGGAIEHHTRLFDRRRITPGAARTFVAETLTQWGRTKRLDDVRLCVSELTTNAILHGVPTGGLVLVRVTLNDIQLRIEVHDRVDAPPRRRHVPATAETGRGLLLVSALADDWGVEERRGPGKCVWAAFQHSTVPAC
- the mobC gene encoding plasmid mobilization relaxosome protein MobC — protein: MAEEEAGRQRAPEPGEATTEPNTASVADAPATSDELPADTAAPQPEPSARPPLPVEQPSWREPDAPTLPARMNRKRTTENRDQEKKIRFTPTAVRIIDEAAERRRLTFAGFVGDAALAVAVGKANMAGSPEDDPIRPLVEAVEAHIKALNRIGTNLNQITTAINSGAIPDQAETVLSHVDQTVQRSYQLMDELVAGGSSHGS
- a CDS encoding helix-turn-helix transcriptional regulator; the encoded protein is MGDTGIGALLVRLRTERGWSQQRVADECNTLEGRATKTGKEIGRYEREVRIPVPYTRKYLAQVFGVDAAVLDQAVAVSKSQRGGEGEDEVGQAPLAWPTARPRTVAGAVSADAVASAEFARFIAQRNADEFVVEQLEADVARLARTYVSHPLLEVYVEIKRLRNGVFELLRGRQHPRQTTDLYVAASRLCGLSAHVCLDLGAYDSAATHSRTARACAEAAGHEGMLAWVRAVESLIAYWTGHYERAARLAQAGRQHRAGGSIGARLASLEARALAIAGDRAGAVAALAGAERSREAMRGHDEVPGIFAFPAAKQFAYAGTSHLAVGGREHVQQAIASADTAIRLYRSAEDDDQSVGDLFAAHVDLARGHMLLGDLDGTEAMLGFVLGSPPERMSASIVRRLTALGQELSGPQYGGAARAVHLRERLQHTAVLAAAPAAHPPELPT
- a CDS encoding relaxase/mobilization nuclease domain-containing protein, with the protein product MVPDVSAGSDTLGLINYLFGPGRRDEHTDPHIVAAWDMAGAPDPNATYTQLAKRLDHHVDLRTRELGGKKPPKHVWHCPVRTAPGDRYLTDDEWAEVARRVVAATGIAPEGDDQACRWIAVRHADDHIHILATTVRADGRRARTNRDGWRAQKECRKIEAEYGLRQLKSGDLTAPKTPTGAERAKAERLGQEVTAREWLRERAYAVAAAVRNIDDYFTVLQSLGIQVKPRVSAKTGEVDGYSLAAPGDAIFFGGSKLAPDLSYSRLLERLTTQDVADRPQPVADPTLPWRRTESAVRTALTALDSGDDPVAQGHLDAFADTLHNLARATPGPHRAELQAAAMAFNRARRSAIRADHQAATELRQAAKELAYAPTIPGGLTIALIFTALRLARAAAKWHEQRGHEQQAAAAEEAFRHLQESYRHAAEPVLADLARRAPRPQTVQRFEATVCQAVPDHADRILADAAWPALATTLARAESAGHNARHLLVEMAASRELDTAERPAEVLNWRITAQPNRRAQAARAQSTRRTMTVTPAPQPVSTPTHGHQTERARRR
- a CDS encoding class I SAM-dependent methyltransferase, translating into MTELSAAHDAAVTDRGRLAGSAYSSDRDLAARQSLYRWQTPRYDLPGIVAEQLRGVNGRVVDVGCGNGKFIQRLCQDRPDLTLLGLDIAPGILAGVQGLVAVADATRLPLATQSADAALALHMLYHVPDIPQAVRELSRVVARDGLVIASTNSDRDKAELDDLWQRAAGHVLGTGRGPARISLSARFSLEKAPAFLGEEFGRVETIELPGTITVRDAEPVVAHMVSYQAWADQHDVPFEATIERARTILDEHIARHGAFEIRCRGGILVCRR
- a CDS encoding ASCH domain-containing protein; protein product: MTDTTARVHGLNLYRQYFDLVAAGTKTIEVRVKHPHLANLAAGDSIRFRIKDTDETCDVKVKRVTEYPDFEALLDGEEPANVNPTASRDQQLSNIRAIYPSEKEALGALAIEIERTTP